The following are encoded in a window of Solibacillus sp. FSL R7-0668 genomic DNA:
- a CDS encoding helix-turn-helix domain-containing protein has translation MKYVELGLTIKEIREDKGISQKFVASNIMTQSNYSRFENGIIDVSSQALLKILDRLDITCDELLIILNKGTTFEVRKDIINNFFNLTYNNKEELNLIIHKIQNYDSEDLFLQHIEKVCESLLILLNTSDLKKANMGLIEVWYDLSKRNRLYKADIYLINSILFLFPIETVRTIKTFVERNIDFYKGDKDLEMIKLNISVNFSLLLIKNQLFEESLNIVDNAISLSKQLGEYLRLGICYIRKGIIISHLNQSTNTSSDWINKGLNILQELEENNLLNILQEEIATYKNTLVD, from the coding sequence ATGAAGTATGTTGAATTAGGGTTAACTATTAAAGAAATAAGAGAGGATAAAGGTATTTCTCAGAAATTTGTAGCTTCTAATATAATGACACAAAGTAATTATTCTAGATTTGAAAATGGGATTATTGATGTGTCATCTCAAGCTTTATTGAAAATATTAGATAGACTTGATATTACTTGCGATGAACTCTTAATTATTCTAAATAAAGGTACTACGTTTGAAGTACGAAAAGATATAATTAATAACTTTTTTAATTTAACCTATAATAATAAAGAAGAATTGAATTTGATTATTCATAAAATTCAAAATTATGATAGCGAGGACTTATTCTTACAACATATAGAAAAAGTATGTGAATCTTTATTAATTTTGTTGAATACAAGTGACTTAAAAAAAGCAAATATGGGATTAATAGAAGTATGGTATGATTTAAGTAAAAGAAATCGTCTATACAAGGCAGATATTTATTTAATTAATTCTATATTATTTTTATTTCCAATTGAAACTGTAAGGACAATCAAAACTTTTGTTGAACGTAATATAGATTTTTATAAAGGTGATAAGGACTTAGAAATGATTAAATTAAATATTTCAGTAAATTTTAGTTTGTTACTAATTAAAAACCAGTTATTTGAAGAATCCCTAAATATCGTAGATAACGCAATAAGCTTGAGTAAACAATTAGGGGAATATTTGCGATTAGGTATTTGTTATATTAGAAAGGGAATAATAATTTCTCATTTAAACCAATCTACAAATACAAGTAGTGACTGGATCAATAAAGGGCTAAATATATTACAGGAATTAGAAGAAAATAATCTTTTGAATATTCTCCAAGAAGAAATCGCTACTTATAAAAATACGCTTGTAGATTAA
- a CDS encoding MerR family transcriptional regulator encodes MGNLLKIRDVSSKYNITARTLRYYEDMGLLTSIRSDEVTYRMYDENAIRRIEQILVLRKLNISIKDIQRIFDSSGSGVVLDVLGKKVDTIDDEVALLYELKELVMDFIKEIERINFTDHSDIKQLYSKAKEIETQIVNADYIGNPTNIHRLIEITDKLDKKIPDVMVVRVPAFRAITSDEHTWEEIFKHGGYMFQLWQHYDSFKTVIFDCLDFTLVKVITAAK; translated from the coding sequence ATGGGGAATTTACTGAAGATTCGAGATGTTTCTAGCAAATACAACATTACGGCGCGCACCTTGCGTTATTATGAAGACATGGGCTTGCTCACTAGTATTCGTAGCGATGAAGTAACTTATAGGATGTATGATGAAAATGCTATTAGACGAATTGAACAAATATTAGTTTTGCGTAAACTAAACATTAGTATAAAAGATATTCAACGTATTTTTGATTCTTCTGGCTCTGGTGTAGTTTTAGATGTATTAGGAAAAAAGGTAGATACTATTGATGACGAAGTAGCATTATTATATGAATTGAAGGAGCTTGTAATGGATTTCATTAAAGAAATCGAGAGAATAAACTTTACGGACCACTCCGATATTAAGCAGCTCTATAGTAAAGCAAAAGAAATCGAAACTCAAATTGTAAATGCCGATTATATTGGCAACCCTACCAACATACATCGTTTAATTGAGATAACCGATAAATTAGATAAAAAGATTCCGGATGTTATGGTTGTGAGAGTACCGGCATTTCGAGCAATAACTTCAGATGAACATACATGGGAAGAAATATTTAAACACGGCGGATATATGTTTCAACTATGGCAGCATTACGACTCATTTAAAACCGTTATATTTGACTGCTTAGATTTCACATTGGTAAAAGTGATCACAGCGGCGAAATGA
- a CDS encoding catalase — protein MDKSWSNQKKDADAKEQQLEQFLVNNDGKKMTTNQGVKVSNDEDSLKAGVRGPTLMEDFHFREKMTHFDHERIPERVVHARGYAAHGEFELYESMKEYTKAGFLQKVGSKTPVFLRFSNVVGSSGSMDTARDVRGFAVKFYTEEGNYDLVGNNIPIFFIQDAMKFPDLIHAAKPEPNNEMPQAATAHDTFWDFVANNQESAAMVMWLMSDRAIPKNYRMMEGFGVHTFRFINDKGKSRFVKFHWKPVLGVHSLVWDEAQIIAGKDTDFQRRDLWESIEMGDFPEYELGVQILEQEDEFKFDFDILDATKLWPEEIIPVKIIGKMTLNRNVDNVFAETEQVAFHPGNVVPGIDFTNDPLLQGRLFSYIDTQLLRLGGPNFTEIPINRPVCPIHNNQRNGFSRQTINVGRVSYHKNSLANNTPSTSTAAEGGFVHYEEKVEGHITRARSKSFDDHFSQARLFWNSMSPPEKQHIINAFSFEVGKVNSQSVRQQVVDMFVHVDKEMATIIANNVGVNKPTGEQSTVTASSHALSQANTIKLPQTLKVGVLIGNGFDASEVNNVLKTFKKFGVRYRIIAERIGKVESKDGVQLTATETYLTTDSVLFDALYVVGGKAENQAKFNQDVVININQAFRHYKPIGVAQSGMPFFNESSAKLGPGIVIATGNADFGKQFVDAIAMQRFWDRDIY, from the coding sequence GTGGACAAATCTTGGTCTAATCAAAAGAAAGATGCGGATGCAAAGGAACAACAGCTTGAGCAGTTTCTCGTAAATAATGATGGGAAAAAGATGACGACAAATCAAGGTGTGAAGGTATCAAATGATGAGGATTCGTTAAAAGCAGGCGTTCGAGGTCCAACATTGATGGAGGATTTTCACTTTCGGGAAAAGATGACGCATTTTGATCATGAGCGTATTCCAGAACGTGTCGTTCATGCAAGAGGCTATGCCGCACATGGAGAATTTGAATTGTATGAATCGATGAAAGAATATACAAAAGCAGGATTTCTACAAAAAGTAGGGTCCAAAACGCCTGTCTTTTTGCGGTTTTCGAATGTTGTTGGAAGTTCTGGTTCGATGGATACAGCACGAGATGTGCGTGGATTTGCCGTCAAGTTCTATACCGAGGAAGGTAATTATGATTTAGTTGGTAATAATATTCCGATCTTCTTCATACAGGATGCGATGAAGTTTCCAGATTTAATTCATGCCGCGAAGCCAGAGCCAAATAATGAGATGCCACAAGCAGCGACTGCACATGATACCTTCTGGGATTTTGTTGCGAATAATCAGGAAAGTGCCGCGATGGTGATGTGGTTGATGTCGGATCGGGCTATACCTAAAAATTATAGAATGATGGAAGGCTTTGGCGTCCATACTTTCCGATTTATCAATGACAAAGGAAAGTCGCGATTTGTAAAGTTCCATTGGAAGCCAGTATTAGGCGTTCATTCACTCGTATGGGATGAAGCGCAAATCATTGCAGGAAAAGATACCGATTTTCAACGTCGCGATTTATGGGAATCCATCGAAATGGGTGATTTCCCAGAATACGAGCTCGGTGTACAAATACTTGAGCAGGAAGATGAGTTTAAATTTGATTTTGACATTTTAGATGCGACAAAGCTTTGGCCTGAAGAAATCATACCCGTAAAGATTATTGGGAAAATGACCTTGAATCGTAATGTTGACAACGTTTTTGCAGAAACCGAGCAAGTCGCTTTCCATCCGGGTAATGTTGTACCGGGCATTGATTTTACAAATGATCCGCTGCTACAAGGCCGTTTATTTTCTTATATTGATACACAGCTCCTTCGTTTAGGTGGACCAAATTTTACTGAAATTCCGATCAATCGCCCGGTTTGTCCAATTCATAATAATCAGCGCAATGGCTTTAGTCGACAGACGATTAATGTCGGGCGCGTCAGTTACCATAAAAACTCTCTTGCAAATAATACCCCTTCGACTTCTACTGCCGCTGAAGGTGGGTTTGTGCATTATGAGGAAAAAGTGGAAGGACATATTACCCGCGCACGAAGCAAATCGTTTGATGATCATTTTTCACAAGCAAGGCTATTTTGGAATAGTATGTCACCACCAGAAAAGCAACATATCATCAATGCCTTTAGCTTCGAAGTTGGCAAAGTAAATAGTCAATCCGTTCGCCAGCAAGTAGTCGACATGTTTGTCCACGTTGATAAAGAAATGGCGACCATTATTGCGAATAATGTAGGGGTAAACAAACCAACTGGCGAGCAATCAACCGTTACGGCTTCTTCCCACGCACTGAGCCAGGCGAATACAATCAAACTGCCACAAACATTGAAAGTCGGTGTACTAATTGGCAATGGATTCGATGCGTCAGAAGTGAATAATGTGTTGAAGACATTTAAAAAATTCGGGGTGCGCTATCGTATTATTGCTGAGCGAATCGGAAAAGTCGAAAGTAAGGACGGCGTGCAGTTAACAGCGACTGAAACGTATTTAACAACTGATTCTGTTTTGTTTGACGCCCTATATGTTGTAGGGGGAAAGGCCGAAAATCAAGCCAAATTCAATCAAGATGTAGTCATAAATATTAACCAAGCATTTCGTCATTATAAACCAATAGGCGTTGCACAATCAGGTATGCCATTTTTTAACGAATCCAGCGCAAAATTAGGACCTGGTATTGTAATAGCTACTGGCAACGCTGATTTTGGCAAGCAATTTGTCGATGCCATTGCCATGCAACGTTTTTGGGATCGAGATATTTATTAA
- a CDS encoding alpha/beta fold hydrolase: protein MNNALYMGVKKISEILVVNQKNMEILQRGENGTPIIILTGLGCSFDEWHDVITTLSKTNRVVMYHRPGLGASEIRNEVRNTQAVVNELKELMRLLEIHEPVLLVGHSYGGLCVQHFVKKYPKKVAGVILVDSTSVDLKVLDELNLPVLNEESTDEIWIEKCDSYSLMNHEELRGIINPTLTEQQKRLPLYVQQRLIYFQIIPTLYKAMRSEISNWKKDADIIKSLGAFPNIPLIVIGRDKEYTIRLGTDDGLPESELRLFEEKWQELILSQVNLSQRSRFILAQNSSHSIHMDRPDIIIESINNINQIR, encoded by the coding sequence TTGAACAATGCATTATATATGGGGGTGAAGAAGATTAGCGAAATACTGGTAGTGAATCAAAAAAATATGGAAATTCTTCAAAGGGGAGAAAATGGCACACCAATAATTATTCTTACTGGATTGGGTTGCTCATTTGATGAGTGGCACGATGTGATAACAACATTAAGCAAAACGAATCGAGTTGTAATGTATCATAGACCTGGTCTTGGTGCGAGTGAAATTCGAAATGAAGTCCGTAATACGCAGGCGGTCGTAAACGAATTAAAGGAGTTGATGCGTTTACTTGAAATACATGAACCCGTACTATTAGTTGGTCATTCGTATGGTGGATTATGTGTACAGCACTTTGTGAAAAAATATCCTAAAAAGGTTGCGGGAGTGATTTTAGTAGATTCAACTTCTGTTGACTTAAAGGTCTTGGACGAGTTGAATTTACCCGTTTTGAATGAAGAATCAACCGATGAGATTTGGATTGAAAAATGTGATTCCTATTCTTTAATGAATCACGAAGAATTAAGGGGAATTATTAATCCAACACTTACAGAACAGCAGAAACGACTACCTCTTTATGTACAACAACGTCTAATTTATTTCCAAATTATCCCTACTTTATACAAAGCAATGCGTTCTGAAATAAGCAATTGGAAGAAGGACGCAGATATCATAAAGAGCTTAGGGGCATTCCCTAATATACCTCTAATCGTAATTGGTCGAGATAAAGAATATACTATTAGGTTAGGAACTGACGATGGGTTACCAGAGTCAGAGTTAAGATTATTTGAAGAAAAGTGGCAAGAGTTAATTCTGAGTCAAGTGAATCTATCTCAAAGAAGTAGGTTTATATTAGCACAAAATTCAAGTCATTCAATACATATGGATAGACCGGATATCATTATTGAATCCATAAACAA